The following DNA comes from Chitinophaga nivalis.
CCTACAGCAAAACTGTAGGGTTTTCTTATTTCATATAAATCTTCAACTTTATTGCACTAAGTATTCTAGCTATAGCTCATTTAAATACCTTGGGGATCACAAAACAAGTCGCACAAAAAGTCTGCCCTAAGACAATTTTTATATACACAATCTTGTCAGATTATCTTGAACTTACATTCAATCCAGGAACATTGACTCAACTTTTATAAACATCAAGTTGTCGGCGACTTCCTTGCTCCAGTTCATCAATTTTAGAAATGGATTTAAAATTTCAAAGATCAAACATGCTCTCGCTTTTTAATAGCACAACGCGTTCTTTGTAATTAATACCCTTCTGATAATACATCAAATCAAACGGCATCATTAATATCAATGCTGCCGTTTGATTTGATGTATTGTTTGTCTGATACAGGAATCACATAATAACAGACTAGGGCCTTCCATCTTTCCCTAAAGTGAGAAATAATCCGGAACAAAAAAGATGATGTTATCTGATCAGGGTAATGGCTCCGCTCAGTTGCCTATCTACCTGATCTTCTCCGATATAGTGACAAACATATACATAAGAGCCACCTGGCTGTAACTGGCCACTGGTATATCCATCCCACTTGTTATCCAGTGAGGAGGACCGGAATACCACTGCGCCCCAGCGGTTATATATGACAAAGTTTACACGCAGCAATTTACAGCTCAGGGTGAGCGGGCCGATACGATCATTGCGCCCGTCGCCATTGGGAGAAAACGCCGTAGGCACTTCCACACAACGGTCCGGAGTATTGCAGGCTTTTACGTTTATGCTCGCAGTAGCTTTCAATATGCAACCATTGATATCGGCACCGGTAACAGTAACCTCCTCTGAGTTCATAAATATCTTTGTAGCGGTATAGGCATTATAATATCCTTCCGGAATACTCCATGCCAGTGATTTTACCAGTTCCGGGTAGTTACTCACGACTTTCAGTTTTACTGTTTCACCATAACAAATGATGGTGGATGCCGGCAGCATGGTAAGCTGTGGTGTAAGCTGGTACCGGACTGTAAATGATTGCGCACCCACACATCCGAATGGATCTTTTACGTACAGGGTGTGGTCACCTTGTGGAATACCTTTCAGGCTATTAGCATTACTCCATGACTGTTGATCCAGGCTGATCTTAAACGGCGGCGTTCCCGCTGCATTTTTTATTTCGATAGCGCCCGTAATCTTCCCGCAAAGGGCATCTGTTACAGTCAACTGGATATTCTCAGGTCCGTCCTGATCTTCGATCTTCACTGCAGGTATCGTGAGCACGCAACCTTTCCCATCTTTTACTGCCACTGTATAGCTGCCTTTTTTCAACAGGTCAAGTTTGGGAGCAGGCTGATAATTGCCTCCATTCACCGAATAGGCATATGGTGTTACTCCGCCAGTAATATCACCGATCAGGATGCTGCCGATACCTGATCCGCAATGATCATCTGTAGTGCTAATATTAGCCGCGGCCGGAGGTTCCAGGGCAATAACTTTCGCCGTAACATCAACAGCACAACCTGCGGCATCCGTTATTTTAACCCGGTAGTCGCCAGCAGGGAGCCTCGTAAAAGAACCCACTGCAACAGGATCTCCATCGTTCAGACGATAGGTATAGGGGGGCGTTCCGTTTTTTACATTGTCTATATTAATCTGACCATCAATTGGGTCACACCCCGTGGCCACCGTACCTATCTGAAAGTTCCCCGGTCCGTTGATTGCACCAATGTTTATATTGGCAGTTACCTTACAATCGTTCTGATCTTTCACAGTGACTTTATAAGTCCCTTTCGACAATCCGGTGAAGTCCCGGTTTACATCGAAAGGCTGATCTTCCAGTGCATAAGTAAATGGTGCAGTGCCACCAGTTACAGTCCCGATATTCAACCGGCCATTTTTCTTTCCGCAATATTCATCACCTGTCTTTACCTCGAATGATGACGGGCTATTGGGGGGCATAGGCAGGATAACTTCCAGGGTACGGGACAGCTTATTTTCATCGGTTACTTTTACGGTGTATTTACCTGGAGCCAGGTCACTTACCGTAGCAGTGGTAGCACCGTTGCTCCAGGCATACTGGTAAGGCGCCTTACCACAAGCCACCTGCAGCTCAATAACCCCACCACCCCGGCAATCCGGATAGGCCCGGACATCAGCATGCACTGTCAATGATTTATTTTTCAGCTTCATCAGAAAAGCGCTGGTACCCTGGCGGTTCATCTCCGGCTGGTAATATGCGCCATTACCGGGATTGGTTACTGCGGGATTAGGCTGCGTATTCCTATTGGTGAAAAAAAGATAGATCATATTGCCCTCCTTATCTATCGTAAAATCCGACTCCTCATAATACTCCGTGCTCCAGTCTACGGTGGTGGCAAACTGTAAATCGCCGGCTGTATTATACGTCAGGAAAAAAGGGTTAAAACCATTCCAGGGATATTCCTGTGGCTTATCTTCCCAGAAAAAAGTACCGGGACAATCTGTATTCTTTGCAGGGAAACCTCTGCTGGAACCATTGTGGATACCCAACAAATGAATTTGATCAGTGCTCACATCAAATCTGGCCCGGTAAACCATTAGCTGTGTGGGACCCGAAAATGTTTTGGTCCACACCAGGTTGGTTTGCTGATCAAATTTCATCAGGGTACAACCTCCGCCTGGTACATAAATATTTCCCTGCTTATCTGAAACGATGGCAGATATTTCCCCATGCAGGTAAGTAGACCATACCATCTCCCTGTTGCTATTG
Coding sequences within:
- a CDS encoding DUF7948 domain-containing protein; translated protein: MDLFIHIYTLQPLKLLIPVLVTILFSLSCFARDSTNVDVRKYAAQFMMGGFVRNGGQLKDKHNKSVTSILYTANIGQKQIYITRKGLSYITLQQLPVKEEKGKERRSGRNSDRPHRVEPDDVLQPHINLESVDVSLTGADIRPENIEETEVNRHAGVINMYDPRQADQQLQVVSVLKIKEVYPGIDWILYFNRDSTGKTRIKYDFLLAPHAAVSRIQLKYSANAHLSATPEGDILVKSKLDEHIEKAPVAFMEADRQPVKVNYRLRDKHTIIFEAEHYDTTRAMRIDPEIFWATFITTTQPDVMYQYTGGNDIEVDKDGNIFVQLTVSGTVPILTVNPGNGAYYDDISLVNNGAVAYMKFSPEGRLLWSTYFAGTKQTTGRVMTVDPQGNVYGIAHFYAAYGEVVLKDNGGYFDSEAKEWFVSKFDNNGRLLWSSYYAGFNTYPRDITYDEQGNIFIAGWSTSYQFPLADPGNGAYVQQGGPYGSARVLFISQFTPDCKLHWSTRMEGRDDDDATTLHADRFGNVYLGGGVRSDNYPLKNAGGYFYQDGTRVLTKFNSNREMVWSTYLHGEISAIVSDKQGNIYVPGGGCTLMKFDQQTNLVWTKTFSGPTQLMVYRARFDVSTDQIHLLGIHNGSSRGFPAKNTDCPGTFFWEDKPQEYPWNGFNPFFLTYNTAGDLQFATTVDWSTEYYEESDFTIDKEGNMIYLFFTNRNTQPNPAVTNPGNGAYYQPEMNRQGTSAFLMKLKNKSLTVHADVRAYPDCRGGGVIELQVACGKAPYQYAWSNGATTATVSDLAPGKYTVKVTDENKLSRTLEVILPMPPNSPSSFEVKTGDEYCGKKNGRLNIGTVTGGTAPFTYALEDQPFDVNRDFTGLSKGTYKVTVKDQNDCKVTANINIGAINGPGNFQIGTVATGCDPIDGQINIDNVKNGTPPYTYRLNDGDPVAVGSFTRLPAGDYRVKITDAAGCAVDVTAKVIALEPPAAANISTTDDHCGSGIGSILIGDITGGVTPYAYSVNGGNYQPAPKLDLLKKGSYTVAVKDGKGCVLTIPAVKIEDQDGPENIQLTVTDALCGKITGAIEIKNAAGTPPFKISLDQQSWSNANSLKGIPQGDHTLYVKDPFGCVGAQSFTVRYQLTPQLTMLPASTIICYGETVKLKVVSNYPELVKSLAWSIPEGYYNAYTATKIFMNSEEVTVTGADINGCILKATASINVKACNTPDRCVEVPTAFSPNGDGRNDRIGPLTLSCKLLRVNFVIYNRWGAVVFRSSSLDNKWDGYTSGQLQPGGSYVYVCHYIGEDQVDRQLSGAITLIR